ACAGCTGACTTGTGAATTGCACAAGCGTCGATAACTCCTTGAATTATTTCCATGTTATTGATGTTAAAAGCACCAATTGCGTAATTTCCTTCTATTGCCTTTTCAAACATTTTAGTAGTAGTAACTAAAGCCATATTAATTCCACCTTTCAAATTTTGCAGGGACATTTATTGTCCCTGCGGGACTTTTTATGATTCCTTATAATTATAAGCTATAAATGGACTATTTTCTACCCTTTTACTATAAATGATATCTATAAATCAAAAAATATTGCTTATAGATACCTTTTCATGGGACATTATATGATCAACAAGATATTTCATAACATGAACAGTGGCTAATCCTTCTGACTTATCTTTAATTTTTATATATTGAGTTAATTTTAAAATCTCACTATCTATATTATCTAAGTCTTCATGGTGTGTATATATAGTTAAAAGTTTAGAAGTTTTCTTCCACTCAGCTATGTAGTTTAGTGATAATTTGTATGCATCTTGATACTTTTCTTTAATTATATAGCTCTCAAGAGTACAATTTAAATCTTGTAACTTGCTACATTTGACGTTTATAATATTTACAGATAAAAATATTCCTACCATCATTATAACGAACAAGCTAAAGGCTATCAAAACATTTTTCATTTTTTATTACCTTTCCCTTCTTTAAGTTGATAATAAAACTTATTTTTAGAGTCAAGCATTCCTATGAAGAGATCACTTGCATAGGAGATTTTATTTTTTTTTAATATATTTTTTAGCCAAGTTTCATCTTTTTCTAAAAGTTTTAAATTTTTATAATTAATGATACCATCCATAATCAAGGGTATAGGTAAAGACTCTTGAGTTATGGTTATATTTAAATCATCTTTTGTAGCCGTAGATTGACCGGTTTTTGGTAATATAGACAATGCACCACTAGTCTCCAAAATAGCATATTGGATATCGGATAAATTAAAATATCCTTTTAATCTAAGTTCTTCTAACAAATCATTAATATTAAATCTTTGATATCTTAGCTCTTTGACATCAATTTTGCCGTCTCTTATTAATATGCTGGGGGTACCCGTTAAGAGTTTCCTAGCCTTTTCACTTTTTAGCTCAATATAAGATGAAGCTACTTGCAGAAATAGCAAAGTAATTATTGGTATAATGGCATGTAAAAGTGGTATTCTTATATCTTCCATTGGAAAGGTTGCAAGATCGGAAATCATTAAAGCAATTACTAGTTCAAAGGGTTCAAGCTGACCTATTTGCTTTTTACCCATCATCCTCATAATAAATATTATTGAAAAGTATAAGAAAAAAGTTCTGATTACTAAAACAAGCACAATATCACCTCTTTACTATATAATATATATGGTTTGTTAAATCACGAAAATTATAAGGGGTAAATGATACATTTTTTTAAAATTACAGTATAATAGTACTAATAACTAAAAATAGGGGATGGGCAAATGGGCAGTTTCGATATAGTGCTTAAGGATGGTAGAAACGTAGTAGCCAAAGAGGGAACTACGTTAAATGATATTATTAAAGAAAATAATTTAAAAAATGATTTACCAGTAGTTCTAGGTAAAATTAATAATAAAATTTATGAACTAGGAACCGCTATTATGAATGGGGGTAATTTTGAAACTGTGGATATTGCTAGCAGAATAGGAATGACGACCTACGTTAGGACTCTTCAATTTGTATTGATAAAAGCAATTTCAGAATTATTTCCAAGAGCTAATATTTCTATAGAACATTCGTTAAGTAAAGGGTTGTTCGGAGAAATATATAAAACGCAAACACTTGACATTGATGATATATATGACATAAAAAATAGAATGAGTGAAATAATAAAAGCAGATATCCCTATAAGAAAAATAACGTTTTCCAAAGAGAGGGCAGTGGAGATATTTACGCAGTATAATATGCAAGATAAAGTAAAGCTTTTAAAATATGTTAACTCAAAGGAAATAAAACTTTATGAATTAAATGGAAGATATGATTATTTTTATGGACCTATGGCCTATTCAACAGGTATACTAAAAATATTTGATTTGATGTATTATGAGCCAGGTTTTATACTAAGATATCCGACTATGGATGACCCGGACAGACTTCCTAAGTTTAACAAACAAGAAAAATTAGCTAAAGTGTTTTATGAAGCAGCGCAATGGGGAGAAATACTAGGGGTTGGAAGTGTCGGTGCACTAAATGATGAAGTGGTAAATGGTGACATTGTTAACTTAATCAGGGTGGCAGAGGCGCTTCATGAAAAGAAAATCGCATATATTGCGGATATGATTCATAAGAGGAGATTAGCTAAACTAGTGCTTATAGCAGGACCATCATCTTCAGGGAAAACCACTTTTTCAAAGAGGTTAGGTGTTCAATTAACTGTAAATGGATTAATACCAACATTTATTTCGTTAGATGATTATTTTCTTGATAGAGAAACCACACCAAGAGATGAAAACGGTGATTATGATTTTGAATCTATATATGCTTTGGATTTAAAACTTTTTAACAAGGATTTAGAATTACTACTTTCTGGCGCGGAAATCGAAATACCAAGTTTTAATTTTAAAACAGGAAAGAGGGAATGGGTTAATAATAAAATTAAAATGCCCCAAAATGGAATTGTGATTGTAGAAGGAATACATGGATTAAATGAAATATTAACTTCATCAATACCTAAAGAGAGTAAGTTTAAAATATATATAAGTCCTTTAACGCAACTAAATGTAGATGATCATAATAGAATTTCGACAACAGATGTAAGAATGATTAGGAGAATAGTTAGAGATTATTTATCTAGGGGATATGGCGCCGAAGATACTCTTAAAATGTGGCCTTCTATAAAACGTGGAGAGGAAAAAAATATTTTTGTATTTCAAGAGCAGGCAGATGTAATGTTTAACTCTAGTTCAGTCTATGAGCTTTGTGTGCTTAAGAAATTTGCATTAGAAGAGCTTAATAAATTGGGTGAAGATAGCCCAGTATATTATCAAGCAAGTAAATTAAGAAGTTTCTTAAACTTCTTTAAAGATGTAGACAAAGACTTGGTTCCAGATAATTCAATAATCAGAGAATTCACTGGTGGAAGTTGTTTTTATCAATACTGATGCAATCTAACTATCCCATGGAGCTTCATCATGTAGGATATTCGGATAGTAGAGCATTCGTTAACAAACTCTAAGTTTATTTCATGAGAAATTTACTAACGCACTTATGAGGCAGCCTGTCTCAGAAGTGCTAGCACGACCTCTGGGTATTCCTTAGGGGGACATAACAATTATTAATTGTTATGCATCCTAGGCTGCATACGTAAATTTTTCACTCATAAACTAAGAGTTTGTAAAACTCACTATAGACTATCTGTCATACTCCTACATGATTTCATCTTTATGGGAGTTGCTTAGATTTAGTATAATATATTAAGATGAAAATATGAGGTTTCTCCGAAGTGACTTGCAATATGAAACGACGAAACTATTGAAATTTAATTTGGAAATTCTTCTTTTACGAATGTTAAATTCTCGTGAGACTGCACAGGAAGTGCAGTCTAGTGAACCCGAGACAGGACGTCGAGTGTGAGCGTCAGAGAATTTAATATGAGTAAAAGATTAGAATTTCTTAATTAAATTTCATGTTTTAAGTTCAGTTGCAATGCACGTTGGAGAAATTTTGATGCATGATATTTAGAGACGGTAAAGGAGGACAAAATGAAAAATTATAGTGCTTTTGATATATTAGGTCCAATTATGATTGGGCCATCAAGTTCTCATACAGCTGGTGCGGCGAGGCTTGCTAAGGTTGCTTCTATTATTGCGGGTAAAAACATAATGTCAGTCAAATTTGTGCTTCATGGGTCTTTTGCTAAAACATATAAAGGACATGGTACAGATAAGGCATTAATTGCAGGAATTTTAGGGATGGATCCTTGGGATGATAGGCTTAAGGATTCAATGAATATAGCTAAAGAGGAAGGACTAAATGTTGAGTTTGCTTTTGCAGATTTGGGTGATGTTCATCCGAATACTGTAAAGTTTGTTATAACGAAAAAAAGTGGTAGACTAATCAAAATTATTGGCTCCTCTGTTGGAGGAGGAAATATTTTAATATTTAATGTTGATGGAGAAGCGGTTGAGTTTACAGGCAATTATCCAACAATTATAGTTAGGCATAAAGATATTCCAGGTATGATTTCAAAAGTAAGTACTATATTATATGAGGAAAATATTAATATAGCATTTATGAATGTATATAGAAATAGTAGAGGATTAAACGCCACTATGGTTTTTGAAACAGATACTATAGTGGGTAAAGATGTTCTAAATAGAATTAAGTGTATGGGCAATATATATAATATAAGAGAAATTGCACCATTGGTAGAGTCGTAATAAAAGTAGAGATATTGGAGAATAATTAAGAGTAAGATAATTAATATTGCATCACAGCAGGTGATGATTTAACTAAAGATATTACGAGGGGGAAAAATTGTGTTCGTAAACAAAGGAATAGATCTTCTAAATATATGTAAGGAAAAGAATATACCAATTTGGGAATATACTATAATGTGTGAAATGGATGAGAGTGGGCTTTCACGAAGCCAAATTATTGAAAAGATGAGAAAAAATTTAAATACTATGAAAGAAGCAGCAGAATATGGGCTTACGAATGAAACTAGGTCAATAAGTGGGTTGATAGGAGGCGATGCAATTAAATTAAACAGGTATGCACAGGCTAAAAATACATTAACAGGTGAATTTATGATAAAAGCAATGGCAAGAGCTGTTTCTTGCTCAGAGGTAAATGCAACTATGGGTAAAATAGTTGCAGCACCTACAGCGGGCTCTTGTGGGATAATCCCAGCTGTAGTTATTACTGCTGGTGAAAAGTTAAATAAAACTGAAGATGACTTGATTAATGCATTATTTACGGCTGCTGGAATAGGTATTATAATTGCTAAAAATGCTACGCTATCAGGTGCTGAAGGTGGATGTCAGGCTGAATGTGGTTCGGCGGCAGCTATGGGCGCGGCCGCGGTAGTTGAAATGATGGGTGGAACCCCTGCTATGGCAATGGATGCAGCCGCTATTGTAATAAAAAACATATTAGGGCTAGTATGTGACCCAGTTGCAGGTTTGGTTGAAGTACCTTGCGCTAAACGAAATATAGCTGGGGCAGTAAGTGCTTTAACTACTGCAGATCTTGCTATGAGTGGAGTTACAAGTCGAATACCTTTTGATGATACAGTAATTGCAATGTACAAGGTAGGTAAGCAATTGCCTTGCGAATTAAGAGAGACTGCTATGGGTGGACTTGCAACTACACCTACAGGGCTAAAACTTGCAAAAGAAATTTTATCAAAATAAAAAATATATAACATAATTTAATTTATTTTATAATATAATTAAACTAAAAGGTGATTATTTGGCACATAGAAGAGTAGTTCAGAATTATTACAATGATATAAATAATCTGGCAGATGTATTAACTAAACTAGTTAATTCATATCGTTTATTAATAGGCGGAGCAAATGAATTAAATGGAATTGCATTATCTAAAAAAAGCGACGTTAAGGATGCACTTAAAAGAGCGGATGGGGTAGGAAATATTATAGACGAGACAATAAAGGTGTTAGATGATGCAAGTTATAGTTATATGTCTTATTGTAAAATGAAAACCGAAATTATGAAAAGCAAGCTTCAAATAGAGTATATAGAAACAGAAATTGATGAGGACTTAAGGTTAAAAGATTAAGGTAAGTTGTTTGATTTTACGTGAATCATAAGAATATTAGAAATATTAATTGGTACCTATTAGTTAAATACATAAAAAATGTATTTAACTAATAGGCATTTTTTGTATGATTAAATTAATAATAGAGATTTAAAATGAATTTTATATTATAATTCAAATCTTTGTCACATTTTTTTAATTTTAAATTTACTTACCATAAGGTAAGAGAGTATAAACATTATAATAATAGTAAGTGGGAAGTTATGCGGTGAGTTTAAAGTAACTAGAGCATAAAGTGCTACGAGTATTCCGGCTAAAGTAATAGGAATACCTGTATAAACATTATTAAATGTAGAGTTATTATATCTTGCTAGTCTATATGCACCAGCTACAGGGTATACTAAAAAACAAACATAACCTAAATTTCCAAGCGAGATGAAATCATATAAATTAAATATTAATACAGCCGGTGCAACTCCAAAAGATACTAAATCTGCTAATGAATCTAGTTCTTTTCCAAGTTCACTAGATACTTTTAAAAGTCGTGCTACTTGACCATCATATCTGTCCATAAGAGCAGCTAACAATATAAAAATTACAGATAACTTGTAATTAGCTTGAAATGTCATTAACAAAGATAACAAACCAAAAACTAAATTTCCAAAGGTAAGAATATTTGGTATAAAAGATTTTTCCACTAAACACCACTCCCTAAATAATAAAATTGCATTATAAACTTAATACTAGGTTAGCATATAATTTGTATAAAAGATATTTTTAATTATACAGTATTTTATAATAATAATAAAATATACAAATATTGCAGCGACCAAGGAGATGATTTTATGTTTTCTAAAAAAAATATAAGCAGAATAAAAAACATTAATATAAATTTTTCATTATGGTTAAAATATAATAATCGTTATCTAACATAAAGAGATATGAGGAGGATTATAAAATGAAAATTTCGGAAATAATGACTAAAGAAGTTATAAGTTTATCGGTAGATGATACAGTTGAACGTGCAGCCCAAATTATGAGAGAGTATAATATAGGATCAATTCCCGTAAATACAGAGGGTAGAGGAGTAGTTGGTATTATAACTGATAGAGATATAATTTTAAGATGTGTAGCAGAAGGTAAGGACACTAAAATACAAAATATAAGAGAAATTATGACTTCTAACCCAGTAGTAGGAGATGAAAATATAGATGTTAATGATGCTACTAGGATTATGGGTGAGAGGCAAATAAGAAGATTGCCAATTACTTCAAATAGTGAATTAATTGGGATCGTATCACTAGGAGATTTAGCATTAGAACCAAATTTAAAACAGGAAACTACAGACGTCTTGGGTGAAATTTCAATTCCTTGTTCACATTGTTTTTAAAGCCAATTGTAAATAAGTCTAATATTATTTAGTGAAAATCCACAAGAAAATGGAATCTTGTGGATTTAATTTTAAAGAGGTATAATGTTTATAAATAAATCGTTAAATTAGGCGGAAATAGGAGAGAATGGAATGAATAAGGTGAAGTTTATTTACAACCCATATTCTGGAGAAAGCACTATAACATCAGATTTAGATCAAATAATAATGATTCATCAAAAATATAAGTATACAATAGTACCATATAGAATATGTAATGAATATCCTATATCAGATGCTTTTTTTGACATAGATGAAGGTTATAAATATGTCTTAATAGCAGGTGGCGATGGAACAATAGATAGTGTAGTAAATGAGATGAAAAAAAGGAAAATCGATTTGCCTATAGCAATACTTCCCGTAGGCACTGCAAATGATTTTGCAAATTATATAGGAATGCCGCATGATGTGTATGATGCGTGTTATCAGATATTAAATAGTGATGCAAAAAAGATAGATTTAGGAAAGATAAATGATAAATATTTTGTAAACGTAGCGAGTACAGGGTTATTCACAGATATATCTCAGAAAATGGATATGAATCTTAAAAATACTATAGGTAAATTGGCGTATTATGTAAAGGGAATAGAGCAATTGCCAAATTTCAGAAAATTAAAGATAAAGGTCACTTCAGATGAAGTTTTATTTGATGGTGATATGTACTTAATGTTAGTATTTAATGGACAAACCGCAGGAAGTATGAGGTTTGCATACAAGGCTAAAGTGGACGATGGACTTTTAGATGTAAT
This window of the Clostridium estertheticum genome carries:
- a CDS encoding YegS/Rv2252/BmrU family lipid kinase; this translates as MNKVKFIYNPYSGESTITSDLDQIIMIHQKYKYTIVPYRICNEYPISDAFFDIDEGYKYVLIAGGDGTIDSVVNEMKKRKIDLPIAILPVGTANDFANYIGMPHDVYDACYQILNSDAKKIDLGKINDKYFVNVASTGLFTDISQKMDMNLKNTIGKLAYYVKGIEQLPNFRKLKIKVTSDEVLFDGDMYLMLVFNGQTAGSMRFAYKAKVDDGLLDVIIIKAGNMKNILNIFIKMLRNEHLENVEGIVYFKTSKLEIECHEDIVTDIDGERGPDFPLIITCEKGGISIIGSKIQ
- a CDS encoding CBS domain-containing protein — translated: MKISEIMTKEVISLSVDDTVERAAQIMREYNIGSIPVNTEGRGVVGIITDRDIILRCVAEGKDTKIQNIREIMTSNPVVGDENIDVNDATRIMGERQIRRLPITSNSELIGIVSLGDLALEPNLKQETTDVLGEISIPCSHCF
- the sdaAB gene encoding L-serine ammonia-lyase, iron-sulfur-dependent subunit beta, which codes for MKNYSAFDILGPIMIGPSSSHTAGAARLAKVASIIAGKNIMSVKFVLHGSFAKTYKGHGTDKALIAGILGMDPWDDRLKDSMNIAKEEGLNVEFAFADLGDVHPNTVKFVITKKSGRLIKIIGSSVGGGNILIFNVDGEAVEFTGNYPTIIVRHKDIPGMISKVSTILYEENINIAFMNVYRNSRGLNATMVFETDTIVGKDVLNRIKCMGNIYNIREIAPLVES
- a CDS encoding DUF421 domain-containing protein, whose product is MLVLVIRTFFLYFSIIFIMRMMGKKQIGQLEPFELVIALMISDLATFPMEDIRIPLLHAIIPIITLLFLQVASSYIELKSEKARKLLTGTPSILIRDGKIDVKELRYQRFNINDLLEELRLKGYFNLSDIQYAILETSGALSILPKTGQSTATKDDLNITITQESLPIPLIMDGIINYKNLKLLEKDETWLKNILKKNKISYASDLFIGMLDSKNKFYYQLKEGKGNKK
- a CDS encoding DUF4363 family protein, which encodes MKNVLIAFSLFVIMMVGIFLSVNIINVKCSKLQDLNCTLESYIIKEKYQDAYKLSLNYIAEWKKTSKLLTIYTHHEDLDNIDSEILKLTQYIKIKDKSEGLATVHVMKYLVDHIMSHEKVSISNIF
- the pssA gene encoding CDP-diacylglycerol--serine O-phosphatidyltransferase encodes the protein MEKSFIPNILTFGNLVFGLLSLLMTFQANYKLSVIFILLAALMDRYDGQVARLLKVSSELGKELDSLADLVSFGVAPAVLIFNLYDFISLGNLGYVCFLVYPVAGAYRLARYNNSTFNNVYTGIPITLAGILVALYALVTLNSPHNFPLTIIIMFILSYLMVSKFKIKKM
- the sdaAA gene encoding L-serine ammonia-lyase, iron-sulfur-dependent, subunit alpha, with protein sequence MFVNKGIDLLNICKEKNIPIWEYTIMCEMDESGLSRSQIIEKMRKNLNTMKEAAEYGLTNETRSISGLIGGDAIKLNRYAQAKNTLTGEFMIKAMARAVSCSEVNATMGKIVAAPTAGSCGIIPAVVITAGEKLNKTEDDLINALFTAAGIGIIIAKNATLSGAEGGCQAECGSAAAMGAAAVVEMMGGTPAMAMDAAAIVIKNILGLVCDPVAGLVEVPCAKRNIAGAVSALTTADLAMSGVTSRIPFDDTVIAMYKVGKQLPCELRETAMGGLATTPTGLKLAKEILSK
- a CDS encoding nucleoside kinase, whose product is MGSFDIVLKDGRNVVAKEGTTLNDIIKENNLKNDLPVVLGKINNKIYELGTAIMNGGNFETVDIASRIGMTTYVRTLQFVLIKAISELFPRANISIEHSLSKGLFGEIYKTQTLDIDDIYDIKNRMSEIIKADIPIRKITFSKERAVEIFTQYNMQDKVKLLKYVNSKEIKLYELNGRYDYFYGPMAYSTGILKIFDLMYYEPGFILRYPTMDDPDRLPKFNKQEKLAKVFYEAAQWGEILGVGSVGALNDEVVNGDIVNLIRVAEALHEKKIAYIADMIHKRRLAKLVLIAGPSSSGKTTFSKRLGVQLTVNGLIPTFISLDDYFLDRETTPRDENGDYDFESIYALDLKLFNKDLELLLSGAEIEIPSFNFKTGKREWVNNKIKMPQNGIVIVEGIHGLNEILTSSIPKESKFKIYISPLTQLNVDDHNRISTTDVRMIRRIVRDYLSRGYGAEDTLKMWPSIKRGEEKNIFVFQEQADVMFNSSSVYELCVLKKFALEELNKLGEDSPVYYQASKLRSFLNFFKDVDKDLVPDNSIIREFTGGSCFYQY